A region from the Benincasa hispida cultivar B227 chromosome 8, ASM972705v1, whole genome shotgun sequence genome encodes:
- the LOC120083201 gene encoding uncharacterized protein LOC120083201, translated as MGDRDGAFKELESIGEIDGADALLASKRYSCFCFPCFGPRRSASDEVSWWERVKTKAKSTKFDGEDHWWTGGIRSLKKLREWSEIVAGPRWKTFIRRFNRNRPATVKLGKFQYDPISYALNFDDGHNGDVDFDGDEYSGGGFQNFSDRFAAVPTPVKSSGAPAVNG; from the coding sequence ATGGGAGACCGTGACGGAGCTTTCAAAGAATTAGAATCAATCGGAGAAATCGATGGCGCCGATGCTCTTTTAGCCTCTAAACGCTATAGTTGTTTTTGCTTCCCTTGCTTTGGACCTCGCCGGTCGGCTTCCGACGAGGTATCATGGTGGGAACGGGTGAAGACGAAGGCAAAATCCACGAAGTTCGACGGAGAAGATCACTGGTGGACCGGCGGAATCAGATCCCTCAAAAAGCTTCGTGAATGGTCTGAGATCGTCGCCGGTCCGAGATGGAAGACTTTCATTCGCCGGTTTAATAGGAACCGTCCGGCCACTGTCAAGCTCGGGAAATTCCAATATGATCCTATCAGTTACGCTTTGAATTTCGATGACGGGCATAATGGGGATGTGGATTTCGACGGGGATGAATACAGTGGTGGTGGGTTTCAGAACTTCTCCGACCGGTTTGCTGCCGTGCCGACGCCTGTGAAGTCGTCGGGAGCGCCGGCGGTGAATGGTTAG
- the LOC120082528 gene encoding uncharacterized protein LOC120082528 isoform X2, which translates to MPGPGPHMLYAMGSGTALTTLTDGRFSPHHTLIYTVNAFFGPDIGSFSDWLSSVLGFSGSSVPDAIHHPVFYILILGLPLCLFYSWLSSFLLQKGLLESVSGVSLNRRQCLLLISAGSFSHFFLDHLFEENGHSSTYTWILSTGWWENRAPINPDAVMVVGFLCTCLIGGFVYINRKTKRSSMDLNSRVTQPVS; encoded by the exons ATGCCTGGACCTGGGCCGCACATGCTCTACGCCATGGGCTCAGGCACCGCTCTGACGACTCTCACCGACGGCCGATTCAGCCCCCACCATACCCTCATTTACACCGTCAACGCCTTCTTCGGCCCCGACATCGGCTCCTTCTCCGATTGGCTGTCCTCCGTTCTCGGTTTCTCAGGATCTTCCGTTCCCGACGCAATCCATCATCCCGTTTTCTACATTCTCATTCTGGGTCTTCCTCTCTGCCTCTTCTACTCCTGGCTCTCCTCTTTTCTACTCCAAAAGGGCCTCCTCGAGTCCGTCTCTGGG GTATCTCTTAATAGAAGGCAATGCTTGTTGCTAATCTCAGCTGGTTCTTTTTCACActtctttcttgaccatttgTTTGAG GAAAACGGGCATTCGTCAACATACACTTGGATATTGAGCACTGGTTGGTGGGAGAACCGAGCACCAATCAATCCAGATGCTGTTATGGTTGTTGGATTCTTGTGCACTTGCTTAATTGGCGGCTTTGTTTACATTAACAG GAAGACAAAACGCAGCAGTATGGATCTAAACAGCAGAGTTACACAGCCAGTTAGCTAG
- the LOC120082528 gene encoding uncharacterized protein LOC120082528 isoform X1: MPGPGPHMLYAMGSGTALTTLTDGRFSPHHTLIYTVNAFFGPDIGSFSDWLSSVLGFSGSSVPDAIHHPVFYILILGLPLCLFYSWLSSFLLQKGLLESVSGVSLNRRQCLLLISAGSFSHFFLDHLFEENGHSSTYTWILSTGWWENRAPINPDAVMVVGFLCTCLIGGFVYINRAKSAKSISKQSYQSVKLIIVVATLYSMWCASQIYWASPRRPAVGEEADLGVLVFLVFYFFLPHYLCIKSMQPKDLEIKHLPL, translated from the exons ATGCCTGGACCTGGGCCGCACATGCTCTACGCCATGGGCTCAGGCACCGCTCTGACGACTCTCACCGACGGCCGATTCAGCCCCCACCATACCCTCATTTACACCGTCAACGCCTTCTTCGGCCCCGACATCGGCTCCTTCTCCGATTGGCTGTCCTCCGTTCTCGGTTTCTCAGGATCTTCCGTTCCCGACGCAATCCATCATCCCGTTTTCTACATTCTCATTCTGGGTCTTCCTCTCTGCCTCTTCTACTCCTGGCTCTCCTCTTTTCTACTCCAAAAGGGCCTCCTCGAGTCCGTCTCTGGG GTATCTCTTAATAGAAGGCAATGCTTGTTGCTAATCTCAGCTGGTTCTTTTTCACActtctttcttgaccatttgTTTGAG GAAAACGGGCATTCGTCAACATACACTTGGATATTGAGCACTGGTTGGTGGGAGAACCGAGCACCAATCAATCCAGATGCTGTTATGGTTGTTGGATTCTTGTGCACTTGCTTAATTGGCGGCTTTGTTTACATTAACAG AGCGAAGTCTGCAAAGTCGATTTCAAAACAATCATATCAGTCGGTAAAGCTTATCATAGTTGTAGCTACCCTATATTCCATGTGGTGTGCAAGCCAGATATACTGGGCTAGCCCCCGTCGACCAGCTGTCGGCGAAGAAGCCGACCTTGGAGTTTTAGTGTTTctggttttctatttttttctaccTCATTATCTTTGTATAAAGTCCATGCAACCAAAGGATCTTGAAATCAAACATCTCCCATTGTGA
- the LOC120082529 gene encoding spermidine synthase 2-like, which yields MTFQNGVSSSTKAQLHVPTIGTDHNELVKIISFSPIQNGTHNGTQNGAQNETSFSPVFPGCYVDIAPCYPEEAHVYKLEKVIFKGKSQYQDLFVFQSPTHGKVVILDGSLQLTEKDEFAYQEMLTHLPLCSIPNPKKVLLIGGGDGGILREISRHACVEHIDICDLDKMVIDVYKRYFPDIAIGYKDPRVNVCIGDGVAFIKSVPPATYDAIIIDAFQGMGAYATELSNEDLLKSMATALKPGGVMSTPADSIWQNNFAMEDTITLCRDIFKGSVNYAWTSVPSYPSGVIGFMLCSTAGPSVDFKHPVNLLDPGNFGVAKGPPKFYNPEIHTAAFCLPAFAKSAMGSKYT from the exons ATGACCTTTCAAAATGGTGTCTCTTCCTCCACGAAAGCTCAACTCCATGTCCCTACCATCGGAACCGACCATAATGAGCTTGTGAAAATCATTTCCTTTTCTCCTATTCAAAATGGTACTCATAATGGCACTCAAAATGGAGCTCAAAACGAGACCTCTTTTTCACCCGTTTTTCCTGGCTGCTATGTCGATATTGCCCCATGCTATCCTG AGGAGGCACATGTCTATAAGCTAGAGAAGGTCATATTCAAGGGGAAATCCCAATATCAAGATCTTTTTGTTTTTCAG tcACCAACACATGGGAAGGTTGTAATCTTGGATGGCTCCCTTCAGCTAACAGAGAAGGATGAGTTTGCTTATCAAGAAATGCTCACTCATCTCCCACTTTGTTCTATTCCCAATCCCAAAaag GTTTTGCTGATTGGGGGTGGGGATGGAGGGATTCTTCGAGAAATATCTCGACATGCTTGTGTGGAGCACATCGACATTTGTGATCTCGACAAAATGGTGATCGAT GTTTACAAAAGGTATTTCCCAGACATTGCTATCGGGTACAAGGATCCTCGTGTGAATGTATGCATAGGCGACG GTGTGGCCTTCATCAAATCTGTTCCTCCAGCCACCTATGATGCTATTATAATTGATGCATTTCAGGGCATGG GGGCTTATGCAACAGAGCTTTCAAATGAAGACTTACTTAAATCAATGGCAACGGCTTTGAAGCCCGGTGGCGTAATGTCGACTCCGGCTGACAGCATATGGCAAAACAATTTCGCCATGGAAGATACCATAACTCTTTGCCGTGACATCTTCAAAGGCTCTGTAAACTATGCTTGGACCTCTGTTCCTTCATATCCAAG TGGAGTGATCGGCTTCATGCTCTGTTCAACCGCCGGTCCatcagtcgacttcaaacaccCGGTGAACCTGTTGGATCCAGGAAATTTTGGTGTTGCAAAAGGACCCCCTAAGTTCTACAACCCAGAG ATCCATACTGCTGCGTTTTGTCTTCCTGCATTCGCAAAGTCGGCGATGGGTTCCAAATACACATGA